One region of Eupeodes corollae chromosome 1, idEupCoro1.1, whole genome shotgun sequence genomic DNA includes:
- the LOC129939071 gene encoding ribonuclease P protein subunit p14-like, with amino-acid sequence MSSYYYLDVALKFQDKTENLVLTPAYFKGSIDQSLRSVFGEIGGLTEVDIFKFDLANQRAIIRVPEDYYVKTRAAITLISKFQDIRCHFQVKKASPILLQLLSSNIEF; translated from the exons ATGTCCAGCTATTATTACTTAGACGTTGCACT taaattccAGGACAAAACAGAAAACTTAGTTCTCACTCCAGCCTACTTCAAAGGAAGTATCGATCAATCTTTGCGTAGTGTTTTTGGCGAAATTGGTGGTCTAACTGAAGTggatatatttaaatttgatttggcGAACCAACGAGCTATAATAAGAGTACCGGAAGACTACTACGTCAAGACACGGGCAGCAATCACTTTGATCTCTAAATTTCAAGACATTCGTTGTCATTTTCAAGTGAAAAAGGCATCTCCAATTCTATTACAACTTCTTTCGTCCAACATAGAATTTTAA
- the LOC129939070 gene encoding mitochondrial intermembrane space import and assembly protein 40-B — MSLCKSFGKDKVIFATKEDHSTPSTVELPPPQPQPGLISEAGEINWGCPCLGGMATGPCGVEFRDAFSCFHYSEADPKGSDCYDAFKTMQDCFTKYPAVYNKSGGADDPDDNDMDLPDIEGMGETPENSTPSNEVEKKEN; from the exons ATGTCTCTGTGTAAATCTTTTGGCAAGGACAAAGTGATCTTTGCAACAAAAGAAGATCATTCCACTCCTAGCACAGTTGAGCTGCCTCCTCCTCAACCCCAGCCAGGTTTGATTTCTGAAGCTGGTGAAATCAACTGGGGATGTCCGTGTCTGGGTGGAATGGCTACAGGACCGTGTGGTGTTGAGTTCCGTGATGCATTCTCTTGCTTCCATTACAG TGAAGCAGATCCTAAAGGATCAGATTGTTATGATGCATTTAAGACGATGCAGGATTGCTTTACAAAATATCCTGCAGTTTACAATAAGAGTGGCGGTGCTGATGATCCTGATGATAACGACATGGATTTGCCAGACATTGAGGGAATGGGTGAAACTCCTGAAAATTCTACACCATCCAATGAAGtcgagaaaaaagaaaactga